The Brassica napus cultivar Da-Ae chromosome C7, Da-Ae, whole genome shotgun sequence genomic interval tttatcaaaatattcgACTTCTCCGGAGAGATTCCGCGAGAGACCTTTCAGTGTGGTGGTGTTCCAGGCAACATCTCTTCACTTGATCCAACAGGAAATTCATGGAGGATTACCAATGCAAAACTTGTAGTCACAGTAACAGGAGATGTCCTCTATGTTGAAAACTGGGCAACACTTTTCACGTCCTTCCGCGTCTGGTCCTTCCGCGTCTACAAGGTTTATTCATCAGGTTTGTTTAACAAGTATGAACAAGTTGATTCTTTGGGCAACGAGGCAATGCTTTTTGATCTAGGCATCACTGTGCTCGCTAATGATGACATTGTGGGTGGTTTTAAGAGAAATTCCATCTACTACAAGACTACTTGTCATGAAAAGAACACTACTCAAATTTGTCTCTTCAATTTCGAGACAAAGGAGATGGAGCCGCTGCACAAGTTTGATTGTTCGTCCCATGAACAACTCGCAAGATCTCTATGGTTCCTACCAAGTTTCAAGCAGACATAATTCATCTCAACTACTGtatgttgttttatttttctttggtttCCTAAAATCCTCTGCTATAACATCACAACTGCTATGGTGTCATCTGGTTTGGTTAATGACTTCcctaattattataatatataataaaaatctattttggttaTTGGGTAAGTTTCGGTGAGGAGATAAATGTGCTACATAAAGCATATACTGAAATGAgatgaattaaataattaacCGGATCCCAAAATATCAGCCTAGATGAAACGAATGGTATACGTTATGTGAAACTTTTCTCGCTCGCTTTTCAGAGATTCTTGATTAGTCTATTTCCTTCATTAAACGGCAAGATCATTCATGCCAGTGTCTACGAATTATGGATGAAATGATAAAAATGATAACCCTGACATACAAATGATAAAACTCAGAGGCAGTTAGGTAACCTTGAACAATGTCCTTGTAAAAAACTCATGCCATTAGAAACGTCTCCACCATCAATTGTGTAATGGTGATGCATATTCTCTAGCTAAATCAGCTTTTGTTTGTTTAAACAGTTTCTCCCTTAGTGGAGTTTGAAGGTTTAAAATCTCTAATTGAATACACCCCCTTAATGTGTATGGTGTGGATCATTGTTGTTTAATATCACAAGTGCTATAACATTCGCACAATTGCTTCCTTTTCTTAATGTTACATTGTGCTTTAGTTGGTATCTTTGAGGTAATTTTGGTTAGATCTTATgctttagttttagttttcgATACAAGAACATACTGCACAAAGAGATCATCAGTGACAGTAATTGTGAGGTTTTAACCTCCTTAACTCAAGCTTTATGTCTCACAAGCACACAACTACTAGTCTTGAAGCTTAAGAACTGACTTGAAGAATGTAGAACAGAGACTAACAAACTGAAACAGAAAGTGATGCAGAGACAGAGAAGTGTTTAACAATGGAGATGCAGAGAATATGAATATGATGCAGATCTGTTAAAGAAGAATGATGCAGAGCTGGAAAAATAAAGGGAGCACACAAGATTTAACGAGTTCGGAACCTACATCTCGCCGGGAAACCTCCCGGAAATCCACTAAACCACTTCAAGATTACAACTTTGTTCTCTCACCCTCTCCGGTAACTTACAAAGCTCTCTCTTTCTTGTTTCTCCCTCTTTTCCCCAACCCTAGCACTCCTTCCCTCTTTCTCGTCTGCTCCTAAATGAATAGAAGTAAATGAGACAAAACTTGTGGTCCCTAAACTTGGTCTCCAAGCTGGTTGTACGAACTCCTCTCATTGGCTCTTTCAAGTAGGGTCGCGAACTCCAGATGATAAAGCAACAGTGAGAAATTTAGCTTGTGCTCAGACCCTCCACATGCTTTAGagtcttttcttttcctttgaaGACTCGAGACAACCGTTGCAATCAGAATTGACTCCTTCCTCTTCATATTTCTTTTGTCTAAGCCACTCAAACTCAACAGTAATGTTCATGGCAAACAAAAGAGTCGTAAAAAGTGATGATCAATAGATATCAAATAGAACCAGGGCAGCCAATTTAGAAAGCCTTCTTAATCAAACGATACCATCAGTGACCTGATAAGCTTTTGATAGTAAAATTAGGCATGTGCATTCGGATTTCGGATGTTCGGATTTTTTCAGATTAGGATAATTTGGATATAAGAGTTCATTATCAGTTCGGGTTTTACGactattcggttcggttttgatTCGGATAGGTGTTGAATTCGGATCggtgttttggaaaaaaattaaaattgttgataaatattatagtatagttttaacaaatataaattaaaattttcatgatATCtagtttattttgaatatttttgttatttggtattttttgggtataaaattataactataatatttttggatatcaaattttatttcgggttttcggatatatatattgttcggtttttggttcggatcgggtacGGTTCGAGTAATTCGGATAGGAAAATTCATTATCCGTTTAGATTTTATGactattcggttcggtttcagaTTCAGATTTTTCAGATCAATTCCGCATCGgttttcggatttcgggttgTATGTCCATGCTCAAAATAATCAAGATCTTGAAAGCAagtaaacattttttaagttaTGATATGAGGGAATTTGCTATGATATACATTAACATCATTGGTGAACCCAATCATTGTGTTGGCCACAAGAGACAGTAAACTCGCTTAAGAAACTTCGAGTTGGTTAGGATGTAGATTCATGTCGTACCCCTCAAACGAAGAACATTAACCGTTGCATAATAGAAAATCGATAACGAACAAATTTCAGGCACAAGAATTTTTGGAAAAATCAACATCCACACATAACACTGTTTACTTCAATATGTAAAACTATGTAACTGAACGGCTCTAATCAAACGACTTAATCAATTTCACCAATCGTCTAATTACAAACCTTGGCAAAAGTAAAATTCAGGAGGAGAATGCTTACAAATAGCAATCAGAGGACACGCTCCATTCTCGTTCTGGACAAGGAAAGTGTTAAATGTGTTTCAGCTCGGGTCAACAGCTCCTAAGTGAGTCAACCACGTTCGAGtacttagaactggtttgatTTAAGAAGATTAACTGATTCCGGTTAAAAGTAATATACTGTAGTAAAATCGTTTTAGAGAAATCTTATTAggttaatttagttattttcaatatttataagGTTAGTATATCATCCTTTAAAGTAAGGGTCTTTTAGCtaaaaaaccacaaaaaaaaaagaagttatttAAGAAATCGACAGTTTGTTTAGTAGTCGAGGACAAGCGGAAAAAAAGTTGATCTATTAGTCTCAAAGTGAAACGATATTTACAATTGAACCATTAGATGCGCGTGGGGGAGAATTTGTGACGTCAGTACTCAGGTTTGACTTTCGTGTACAATAGAAGTAAATAACTGTCAGACGAAGTGATAGAAGTGGAAGACTTGAACTGAAAGAACCGGCTACAAAAGGAAGGACATGACGCACACTTTATTACGCGCAGGGAGCAATTAAATGCATCAGTAAATTTGAACCGTTATTGAGCGGAATTGGGCGGGAATGAAATGTTTTGAACACCTAAAGAGCATTTGTAGACGCCCAATAAATAGCTGGCCTTGGTTGCGTAGAAATGAAAgcgaaaaaaaaggaaaaaaaaaaagagagtaaaaagTAGCTACTGCAACTGCTCCGATCTGAGAAACACTTGCCGAGAAAGGTAATGAATAGTTAGGGCTAATAAACTAAAATAGCGTTCATATAGATTATTAGAGAAGAATATATTTGCTTGGGAAAAACGAAATACTCATACGGTAGCATTATGTGATGTCAAGTTGATCAGATGGAAGTCACTGACGAGCGAATAAGCGACCTCGTACGGACTTATATAGGGAGATGGATGAAAGATCCGACTGACCTTTGGAGGTTCACGGGGTGGGAGGACTGCCTAGGAAAGTACATCCGTTTTAGAGAAGGCGATGGTGTGGATGCTGCGAAAACAAAAGTCATGACCGCCTTCGATATCGACCCAGACAGTGAGAAGGTGGAGCTAACGTATGAGATGCCGGAGTGGATGGACGTAGACGGATCTGTCAAACCGGTGCCCATTCACATCGTCACTGACGATGATATGGATATGTTTCTCGCCATGCGTGTGGATATCCATGAAATGAAGCTTTATGTTGTCCGTATGGCTCTAAACATGACACTGGAGATAGACGGATTCAAGGTGGTTACAACTATGGACGACCACTCGTTCGCGGAAGTCATGAGCAAGGAAGAACTGATTAAAGAACAGGGAAGGAGAGACGCGAAAGAGGCCATTGATAACATCATATTCACCCAACTCCCAAGGGGACACGTAGCTGAAAGCAGCAACACGCCGGTTGGGTGGATAGGGCACACGTACCAAGCAGAAGGTTTCCCAAGCCTATCCGCCGCCATGAGACACTTCAGATCTGTAAACGAAGCTATAAGGGAACGTGGTTCACCACAGAGTGTCCTGAATCTTGATGACAGCTCTGATGATGCGGAAAGCGACAGCAATGACATAACATTGACAAGAGATCTGTTCAAAGAGTTTGAAAAAGGTATGTGCAGATAATGATGTATATTACAAGTTGGGTGTCTATGAAAATGTTTTGAGTATTTATAGTATGGTCTAAAAAATATCCTGGGTGCAGCGACGACCCCAAAGGAGAAAACTGGCAGTACATCCGAGGAGCACAAAGAAGCGGAAGGGGACAAGAGAGGAAAAACAATTGGTAAGAGTACTGTCATCAAAGATATAGTATTGGGTAGGATTAGTGTGATATTTAGTGGTAAAGGAATTAATGGATTGAACTTCAATAATGGTTTAGCTTATGCTGGGGAGGGAACCACAGCAAACGAACCACGACCTCAGAGCCAACCATAGAGGATGCTAAGGTTGCTGAACCTACCGGTACAAACGTTTACCCGGGATGCAGCGCCTGTGGTCGATGACACAGATCCGGCTGGTAAGCTAAACCTAATTTGAAACAGATAACCAgacaaaaaatatagatataaagatcTATCCCAAAAGTTAGCACTGTATTTAGTTACGTGAACTGATATTATCACATGTTGGACTGTTATTTGAATTACTATATACGAAACATTTGCAGATGATGATAGGACAAGGGCTGTTGTGTTGGACGTTGACTACGAAGGTGATGACCTGTTCATTGGGCAAGTGTTCAAGAGTAGAGATGACTGCAGGGTGAAAATAGTTGTACATGCAACTAACCGGAAGTTCTGTTTCCGCAATGAGCGCACAACCCCTGACATGGTTGTTGTACGATGTATCTATCCTACATGCCCTTGGAGAGTGTACTGTGTTTGACTCGAAGATTCAGAATATTTCCAAATTCGGGCCCTTACTTTGGAGCATACATGTCCAATTGAAGCTAGGAGCCAGTTCCAAAGACAGGCGACGACGTCGGTGATTTCTGATATTATGAGGGCAAGATACAGCAGAGGTGGTAGAGGGCCAAGTCAAGGGTCGCTCCGAAGAACTTTGTTGGCCGAACTAAGTGTAAATGTGTCTTGCTGGAAAGCTTGGCGTTCGAGAGAGTTGGCAATGGATATGGCAAAGGGTTCGGCAGCCGGCAGCTACGGTATACTCCCCAAGTACCGGCACATgctaaagaaagaaaattccGGTACGGTGACCGATTTAAGAACAGAGCTGGCTGGTAATGGTGATGCAAGGTTTAAGTTCTGTTTCATTGCTCTTGGGGCCTGCATCCGTGGCTGGAGTTTCATGCGCGATGTGGTCATCGTCGACGGTACACACTTAAGAGGGAAATACGCCGGATGTCTACTTACAGCAAGTGCCCAAGATGGGAACTTTCAGATATTCCCACTTGGATTCGCGGTAGTAGACAATGAAAATGACAAAGCCTGGGCTTGGTTTTTCAGTTGCCTGAAGAAGTTTATACCCGATAATGAAAACCTAACCTTTGTTTCCGATCGACACTCCTCCATATATACTGGGCTTGGACGGGTACGCCGGGCATGTAACTTCAACTATAAAAGttagacatatataaatactaatggACTGGTATAACACTATATGGAGCGTAATATTGTTTTTTGAATGTAACAGGTTAATCCTAAGGCGAATCATGGGGCATGTGTCATCCACCTCCAGAGGAATGTTGCTGCTAAGTTCAAGAAGCCAATTCTGTATGGTCTAATCTCCAAAGCGGCTAGAGCTTACATGAAATCTATGTTCCATGAGTATTTCTCGGAAATAGAGAAAGCATCCCCAGAGTGCGCAGAGTATCACATGGCAATCGGATTGGATCACTGGACGAGGTCGCATTGCCTTGGGGATCGATTTAACATAATGACTTCAAACGTGGCAGAGTCTCTTAATGCAGTCTTGAAGGAAGCCCGCGAGTTACCAATAGTGTCAACCCTAGAGTACATAAGAGGGACACTCATGGCCTGGTTCACCAACCGAAGGGATAAAGCATCTAAACACGACAAGCCACTAACGCCGAAGGTGGAAGAAATTGTGCAAGCAAACTACGAACGCTCCACCAGTTATGAAGCACTGACAATAAACAAGGGATAATACGAGATAAAGACAATTACTGGTCTATCTTACATTGTGGACATCGGGAACAAAACTGTGACACCCGTGACCTCCTATCTGGAGAACAGCGTGCCACCAACAATATCTCGTAACATAATAGCCCATATACACGATTCCACTCACTCTAAGCCCAAATAAAAATCCGAATaaaaagcccaatagcaccaATCCGTCCAAATATCATATACTCGTATGTCTCACCTGAAATGGGgaagaaagaggggtgagtaacggggaagtcactcagtgaggtatgggatactAAACCCGAAGTCCATGAACCCGGCTACAGCACTCtgagtaaatataatttaatcataACACGTTGCATGCacggtacctaaagtacccagAGATTACACAACagtcctagcgaggtgcacactcgctgcccactaacaggccaaaacaccACCGAATATGTGttcggtaacacacgcccgtaaACGATTTATCGACCTCGAAGCTTTGGCACAACAGGTCGACTAAGCTGTTCCGCATCATACACCACACCCAATGTACTGGTCTCCGACCGACACATAGAATTACGTCTCTATGGTCGGCTAACACCCCAATCACaacaatatactatatatatatatatatatattaccaatTATAAATGAACAAGCATTGTTGAACCATCTAAcaccctagttccggtttaagcaaagaacctaaaactaatcaaacaatgacagactcgatttcacaTAGACgaaacacattagaaataaataatacttATTCGAGGTCTTAAGCCGTGTAAAAGAAGTTCGGAAAAAGATCTTCACCTTTATTGAAGCCCACATGAGAAGCCCAGTTTCTAATCCATGTAATTAGGGTTTataagtctatatatatgtcgtTAGTGTCCTCATCAATGTAACTTTGGTTGCCATAGTTGCAGCCACTTTAAACTTCTTTTATAAATCAATCAATATACTTAGCTCTTGGTGACAACTCTCAAGCTTTCTCTTTTAGTTTCTTTGTCATTCAATAAAGCTCTATCAGCTATTAGTCTCCAATAAGCTTCTTAGAGCACAAATCTATCTTTTATCTTTCAAATGTCTACAACCTTAGCCAAGGTTAGAGATAAAGAAATCAACCAAGAAGCAAAACAGGTTGacttgtggaacaaagaaacgTCTTAATATAATAATGCCTTTCGCCTTGGTTTGAGAAAGTGGCACCTCCGGCCAATTGGAACATAAAACATTATCATACAAAGGAAAAAAAGGTGATTAGATTATGGTCTATACTTTATAGAACTTGACGTAAGAATCAAGTATTTAGGTAGACAACCCTAACCTTGGTTTAGCTTGACCAAAGAGCACGTGTTGAGATCTTTACGTAACGTGAACGTCACATGGTATTACGTACATCACATGATCATATATACGATTTGCAACACGAGATGAAACGGACACAAACATGAAGCGCTTGATGGCATTGATGACATGGCTATGACGACGTCAACGGGAAGACCAAACCGGAGCTGATGACTAGAGATCAATCAAAGGTGGAGGAGAATAAGCTTGCTACACAAGAAAGTGTGAGACCATGATCTCACTTGCTCGGATCTCGACAATGATGGCTTGCGATAACTCCATTGACGAGGACATGGCTCTCAGGTGGTGGCTTGTGGCTTATGCCGGCGCGAATCAGTGGTTGACGGTGGTGAGGAGATGGTGGCTCCGCCTTCAAGTTATCTCCTCATCTCGGTCATGTTCACCATCTAACGGATCCGATACATAACTTCACCATCATAGACGCGGCGGCACAGAACGAAGCGTGTGGTGGCATGGCTACTACTCCGGTGGTGAAGAACGGACATAAGCGATGAGATGCGGCGGCTTCGACGTTAATCATCTCTTCCTCCATGCCGCTAATGATCGTCAATCATAGAAGGAGAACATGAGCGATGGCGGAAGGGAGAGCACGTGTGTGGAGATGGAGGATTGATAAAAAAGAGGTGCAATGGCGGCTCATGcttacttatatatatactaggtatGATAACACACACACGTATAGGTTAGGGCAAATGGGTGGAGTACGGGattaacaataattaaataattagaagAAAACCAAACCATCTGGTTTAGTCTAAAGGAATAATTCAATTAGACCAATAGACCGGGTTACGGTCGTTACAATTCTTCCCCACTTAATCGAAATTCGTCCTCAAATTCAAATCTTTACCCGACTGTCCAATAACATCCTAAAAGAAAATGATAGTCAGTATTCTTTGGATCTCGGTCTCCCGGATCTTCTCCTGGATTCGTCTCTCTGTCCTAACAAACAGTGATCAACATAGTAATAATTCCTTGTACCGCTTTCACTTGCCGATCAAAAATCTCAACTCACTGAATAGgtgtaaacattttttttaggtTGTTCTTGAGCATTTCTATTTGCTTCAACGTCCCTTAAACCATTGGTTACTATACATTAGAGTGCTTCCCCACTTTGGTCTATCATTGCATGTGTACGAAGGATCTTCCATAAAGAGGCTTCATAAGGTGATATCTGAATGCTAGAGTAATAATTGTTACTATACATGAACTATTTCAATGGTAGATACtttcctgaatttttttttcttcgcgAGCTAAGTACAAGTCCTGGACATGTCCTCTAGATTTTAGCTTAGCGATACGGTCCATGATTGCTCATATATTATTCTTCATGAAACTTGACTCTGGTAGTCCAATAAGTAAACCCATAATCAACATATCTCATTTCCAATCTGGAAAAAGTAAATTGTGTAATAATCCCTTAAATAGCTGATGTACTGTTTTAACCATCTGACAAGTCTGACATGGAGATACAATGTAgctacatcttttttttttcactctaGGCCAATGATAGTAACACTTCATATATATGTACCTCTTACGTGTCGGCCACTCTGAACTTATAATAATCTTTTCTGAATATGCAGCAACTCCTGCTTCTGAAACACGTAacccaaaaatccaaaaaaaaaattcccttTTCCAGAAACTACACCTACTCCGTTAGCAACCAATTTATGCTCTCCAAGCTTACCTAACACAATCCGTAACTGCTCAACATGCTC includes:
- the LOC106350691 gene encoding uncharacterized protein LOC106350691, with product MEVTDERISDLVRTYIGRWMKDPTDLWRFTGWEDCLGKYIRFREGDGVDAAKTKVMTAFDIDPDSEKVELTYEMPEWMDVDGSVKPVPIHIVTDDDMDMFLAMRVDIHEMKLYVVRMALNMTLEIDGFKVVTTMDDHSFAEVMSKEELIKEQGRRDAKEAIDNIIFTQLPRGHVAESSNTPVGWIGHTYQAEGFPSLSAAMRHFRSVNEAIRERGSPQSVLNLDDSSDDAESDSNDITLTRDLFKEFEKATTPKEKTGSTSEEHKEAEGDKRGKTIGKSTVIKDIVLGRISVIFSGKGINGLNFNNGLAYAGEGTTANEPRPQSQP
- the LOC106350692 gene encoding uncharacterized protein LOC106350692 — translated: MLRLLNLPVQTFTRDAAPVVDDTDPADDDRTRAVVLDVDYEGDDLFIGQVFKSRDDCRVKIVVHATNRKFCFRNERTTPDMVVVRSRSQFQRQATTSVISDIMRARYSRGGRGPSQGSLRRTLLAELSVNVSCWKAWRSRELAMDMAKGSAAGSYGILPKYRHMLKKENSGTVTDLRTELAGNGDARFKFCFIALGACIRGWSFMRDVVIVDGTHLRGKYAGCLLTASAQDGNFQIFPLGFAVVDNENDKAWAWFFSCLKKFIPDNENLTFVSDRHSSIYTGLGRVNPKANHGACVIHLQRNVAAKFKKPILYGLISKAARAYMKSMFHEYFSEIEKASPECAEYHMAIGLDHWTRSHCLGDRFNIMTSNVAESLNAVLKEARELPIVSTLEYIRGTLMAWFTNRRDKASKHDKPLTPKVEEIVQANYERSTSYEALTINKG